The proteins below are encoded in one region of Buttiauxella gaviniae:
- the relA gene encoding GTP diphosphokinase, translating into MVAVRSAHLNVAGEFAPDRWIASLGITNQQSCERLAETWRYCEQQTKGHPDAELLLWRGVEMVEILSMLSMDNDTLRAALLFPLADAGVVTEEVMRESIDSQVVTLIHGVRDMAAIRQLKAAHTDSVSAEQVDNVRRMLLAMVDDFRCVVIKLAERIAHLREVKDAPEDERVLAAKECTNIYAPLANRLGIGQLKWELEDYCFRYLHPAEYKRIAKLLHERRIDREHYIDEFVSALRKSMKEEGVKAEVYGRPKHIYSIWRKMQKKSLAFDELFDVRAVRIVAERLQDCYAALGIVHTHYRHMPDEFDDYVANPKPNGYQSIHTVVLGPNGKTIEIQIRTKQMHEESELGVAAHWKYKEGNARSGSTGHEDRIAWLRKLIAWQEEMADSGELLDEVRSQVFDDRVYVFTPKGDVVDLPAGSTPLDFAYHIHSDVGHRCIGAKIGGRIVPFTYQLQMGDQIEVITQKQPNPSRDWLNPNLGYITTSRGRAKIHNWFRKQDRDKNILAGRQILDDEIEHLGISLKEAEKSLLPRYNFNEIEELLAAIGGGDIRLNQMSNYLQAQFNKPTAAEQDEQALRQLKQKTYTPQSRSKDNGRVVVEGVGNLMHHIARCCQPIPGDEIVGFITQGRGISIHRADCDQLAELQSHAPERIVDAVWGESYSSGYSLVVRVTANDRSGLLRDITTILANEKVNVLGVASRSDTKQQLATIDMNIEIYNLQVLGRVLGKLNQVPDIIDAKRLHG; encoded by the coding sequence ATGGTTGCGGTAAGAAGTGCACATCTCAATGTAGCTGGCGAATTTGCGCCCGATAGATGGATTGCTAGCCTCGGGATCACTAACCAGCAGTCATGTGAACGCTTAGCCGAAACCTGGCGGTATTGCGAGCAACAGACCAAAGGCCATCCTGACGCTGAACTGCTACTGTGGCGCGGTGTCGAGATGGTGGAAATCCTGTCGATGTTAAGCATGGACAACGACACGCTGCGAGCCGCATTATTGTTCCCTCTTGCCGATGCGGGCGTGGTCACCGAAGAGGTGATGCGCGAAAGCATCGATAGCCAGGTTGTCACGCTCATCCACGGTGTGCGCGACATGGCGGCCATCCGTCAGCTTAAAGCTGCCCATACCGATTCCGTCTCTGCAGAACAGGTCGATAACGTCCGCCGCATGTTACTGGCGATGGTCGACGATTTCCGCTGCGTGGTCATCAAGCTGGCGGAGCGTATCGCCCATCTGCGTGAAGTAAAAGACGCGCCAGAAGATGAACGCGTGCTGGCGGCGAAAGAGTGTACCAATATTTATGCTCCGCTCGCCAACCGTCTCGGCATCGGCCAACTTAAATGGGAGCTGGAAGATTACTGCTTCCGCTACCTGCACCCTGCTGAATACAAACGCATCGCAAAATTGCTGCATGAGCGTCGCATCGACCGTGAGCATTACATCGATGAATTTGTTAGCGCGCTGCGTAAATCGATGAAAGAAGAGGGCGTGAAGGCTGAAGTGTATGGCCGCCCGAAACACATCTATAGCATCTGGCGCAAGATGCAGAAGAAATCCCTCGCCTTTGATGAACTGTTTGATGTGCGCGCCGTGCGTATCGTCGCGGAGCGTTTGCAGGATTGCTACGCCGCGCTCGGCATTGTGCACACGCACTATCGCCATATGCCCGACGAGTTTGACGACTACGTGGCGAACCCAAAACCGAACGGCTATCAGTCGATTCATACCGTGGTGTTGGGGCCAAACGGCAAAACCATCGAAATCCAGATCCGTACCAAACAGATGCATGAAGAGTCGGAGCTGGGGGTTGCTGCCCACTGGAAGTACAAAGAAGGCAACGCACGCAGCGGCAGCACAGGGCATGAAGACCGCATCGCATGGCTGCGTAAACTGATTGCCTGGCAAGAAGAGATGGCGGATTCCGGCGAACTGCTGGATGAAGTGCGCAGCCAGGTCTTTGACGACCGCGTATATGTCTTTACCCCGAAAGGCGATGTGGTGGATTTACCTGCAGGCTCCACGCCGCTTGATTTTGCCTACCATATTCACAGCGATGTCGGGCACCGTTGCATTGGCGCGAAAATCGGCGGGCGCATTGTGCCGTTTACCTATCAGCTGCAAATGGGCGATCAGATTGAAGTCATTACCCAGAAGCAGCCGAACCCGAGCCGTGACTGGTTGAACCCAAACCTGGGTTACATCACCACCAGCCGTGGCCGCGCCAAAATCCACAACTGGTTCCGCAAGCAAGATCGCGACAAAAACATTCTGGCTGGGCGGCAGATCCTTGATGACGAAATTGAGCATCTGGGTATCAGCCTGAAAGAGGCTGAAAAATCCCTGCTGCCGCGCTACAACTTCAATGAAATTGAAGAGTTACTGGCGGCAATTGGCGGCGGGGATATTCGTCTTAACCAGATGAGTAACTACCTGCAGGCCCAGTTTAATAAGCCAACCGCTGCCGAACAGGATGAGCAAGCTCTTCGTCAACTGAAGCAGAAAACCTACACGCCGCAATCGCGCAGTAAAGATAACGGCCGCGTGGTTGTGGAAGGCGTGGGTAATCTGATGCACCACATCGCACGTTGCTGCCAGCCTATTCCGGGCGATGAGATTGTCGGTTTTATCACGCAGGGGCGGGGGATCTCGATTCACCGCGCAGACTGCGACCAGCTTGCCGAACTGCAATCTCACGCGCCAGAGCGTATCGTAGATGCCGTTTGGGGCGAAAGCTACTCCAGCGGCTACTCGCTGGTGGTGCGCGTCACTGCCAACGATCGCAGCGGCCTGCTGCGTGACATCACCACTATTCTGGCAAATGAAAAGGTGAATGTGTTGGGCGTTGCCAGCAGGAGCGACACCAAACAGCAACTGGCAACCATCGACATGAATATCGAAATCTACAACCTGCAAGTGCTCGGTCGCGTACTGGGCAAACTGAACCAGGTGCCGGATATTATCGATGCGAAGCGACTGCACGGCTGA
- the rlmD gene encoding 23S rRNA (uracil(1939)-C(5))-methyltransferase RlmD, producing the protein MAQFYSAKRRVTTRQIITVNVNDLDPFGQGVARHNGKALFIQGALPGEQVEITITEDKRNFAQARVKRRLNDSPQRVAPRCPHFGVCGGCQQQHVSIELQQQAKSRALARMMGTREAPAVVNDIISGSPWGYRRRARLGLNYHSKTQTLQMGFRKSQDSELVNIHQCPVLAPQLEALLEPLHQCLSQLKAVRRLGHVELVLADNGPLMVLRHLDALHDDDRQKLERFSHSVGVALFLAPDSETLTAVGDNQPCYHSDGLRLTFSPRDFIQVNDEVNQQMVARAIEWLDIQPTDRVLDLFCGMGNFTLPFATRAQSVVGVEGVAALVAKGEYNAQHNSLKNVTFFHENLEDDVTRQPWAAQGFDKILLDPARAGAPGVMQHVIALAPERVVYVSCNPTTLARDSEALLAAGYQLRQLAMLDMFPHTSHLESMALFERN; encoded by the coding sequence ATGGCGCAATTCTACTCTGCAAAGCGACGGGTTACGACTCGTCAGATCATAACCGTGAATGTTAATGACCTTGATCCGTTCGGTCAGGGCGTTGCACGGCATAACGGTAAAGCGCTGTTTATCCAGGGCGCGCTGCCTGGTGAGCAGGTCGAAATCACGATTACCGAAGACAAACGTAACTTTGCCCAGGCTCGGGTTAAGCGCCGCTTAAACGACAGCCCACAACGTGTTGCACCGCGTTGCCCCCATTTTGGCGTGTGCGGCGGTTGCCAGCAGCAACATGTCAGCATCGAATTGCAGCAGCAAGCAAAATCCCGTGCGCTGGCGCGCATGATGGGAACACGAGAAGCGCCGGCGGTCGTCAATGACATTATTTCTGGTTCGCCGTGGGGCTATCGTCGCCGTGCGCGCTTAGGGTTGAATTACCACTCTAAAACACAAACCTTACAGATGGGATTTCGTAAATCTCAGGACAGTGAGCTGGTCAATATTCACCAGTGCCCTGTTTTGGCGCCCCAACTTGAGGCATTGCTGGAACCCTTGCACCAATGTTTATCACAGTTAAAAGCGGTTCGGCGTTTAGGGCATGTTGAACTGGTGCTGGCTGATAATGGCCCGCTAATGGTGTTGCGCCATTTAGATGCACTTCATGATGACGATCGGCAAAAACTGGAACGCTTTTCGCATTCTGTGGGCGTCGCGCTGTTTTTAGCCCCCGACAGTGAGACACTCACGGCGGTGGGTGATAACCAGCCCTGCTATCATTCAGACGGGCTACGCTTAACGTTCAGCCCGCGTGATTTCATCCAGGTGAATGACGAAGTGAATCAGCAGATGGTGGCTCGTGCCATCGAATGGCTGGATATTCAGCCAACCGACCGCGTGCTGGATCTGTTCTGCGGAATGGGGAATTTTACGTTACCGTTTGCCACCCGCGCCCAAAGTGTCGTTGGGGTGGAAGGCGTTGCTGCGCTGGTGGCGAAAGGTGAATATAATGCGCAACATAATTCGCTGAAAAATGTGACATTCTTTCACGAAAACCTGGAAGATGATGTGACGCGTCAGCCGTGGGCTGCCCAAGGTTTTGACAAAATATTGCTCGACCCCGCGCGAGCGGGTGCGCCAGGCGTCATGCAGCATGTGATTGCACTTGCCCCTGAACGAGTGGTCTATGTTTCATGTAATCCGACAACGCTTGCCCGCGATAGCGAGGCATTGCTGGCGGCAGGATACCAATTACGCCAACTCGCTATGCTGGATATGTTCCCGCATACGAGTCACCTGGAATCGATGGCGTTATTTGAGCGGAATTAA
- the barA gene encoding two-component sensor histidine kinase BarA: MTNYSLRARMMILILAPTLMIGLLLSIFFVVHRYNDLQRQLEDSGTNIIEPLAVASEYGMSFHSRESIRQLVSVLHRRHSDIVRAISVFDENNKLFVTSNYQLNASVLRLPNNEKPPHSLSISRHGDSIILRTPIISESYSPDESEVTDAKPAGNTLGYVAIELDLKSVRLQQYREIFISTLMMLFCVGIAMLFAYRLMRDVTGPIRNMVNTVDRIRRGQLDSRVEGFMLGELDMLKNGINSMAMSLTAYHEEMQHNIDQATSDLRETLEQMEIQNVELDLAKKRAQEAARIKSEFLANMSHELRTPLNGVIGFTRLTLKTDLNATQRDHLHTIERSANNLLTIINDVLDFSKLEAGKLILESIPFPLRNTLDEVVTLLAHSAHDKGLELTLNIKNDVPDNVIGDPLRLQQVVTNLVGNAIKFTESGNIDLVVEKRSQGNNKVQVEMRIHDTGIGIPEQEQSRLFQAFRQADASISRRHGGTGLGLVITQKLVSEMGGDISFHSQPNQGSTFWFYINLDLNSNAVLDGYSTENLAGKRIAYVEQNATAAQSTLNILANTPLDVVYSPTFMTLAEGHYDIMLLGIPVTFHDTLTLANPKLAKAASMTDCLIFAMPSHAQVDAESLKKEGVAGCLLKPVTSTRLLPLLAEHSFNSHTALPDGPENRKLPLTVMAVDDNPANLKLIGALLEDHVQNVELCGSGIQAIERAKQMQIDIILMDIQMPEMDGIRACELIRQMPHHQQTPVIAVTAHAMAGQKEKLLSAGMNDYLAKPIEEKKLYSLLMRYQPGAITAQAAPAITETPVQISNQNQTLDWALALQQAANKPDLARDMLHMLLAFLPEVRNIVEEQLVGENPQELVDIIHKLHGSCSYSGVPRLKSLCMTLEQQLRSGVSPEDLEPELLELLDEMNNVSKEAQRMLG, encoded by the coding sequence ATGACCAACTACAGCCTGCGCGCACGCATGATGATCCTGATTCTGGCCCCGACGTTAATGATCGGTTTATTGCTCAGTATCTTTTTTGTGGTCCATCGTTACAACGACTTGCAGCGTCAGTTAGAAGACTCTGGTACCAATATTATTGAACCGCTGGCGGTCGCCAGTGAATACGGCATGAGTTTTCACAGCCGGGAATCTATTCGCCAGTTGGTCAGCGTGCTGCACCGTCGTCACTCCGACATTGTGCGGGCGATTTCGGTATTTGATGAAAACAACAAACTGTTTGTGACCTCTAATTATCAGCTCAATGCATCTGTTTTGAGGCTGCCAAATAATGAAAAACCGCCGCACAGTCTAAGCATCTCCCGCCATGGGGATTCGATTATTCTGCGAACCCCGATTATTTCCGAGAGCTATTCACCGGATGAATCTGAAGTGACCGACGCTAAACCCGCGGGGAATACGCTGGGCTATGTAGCCATTGAACTCGATCTCAAATCCGTGCGTTTACAGCAGTACCGGGAAATTTTTATCTCAACGCTGATGATGCTGTTCTGCGTGGGCATTGCCATGTTGTTCGCCTATCGCCTGATGCGCGATGTCACCGGCCCGATTCGTAATATGGTGAATACCGTTGACCGGATACGGCGCGGGCAGCTCGACAGCCGGGTAGAAGGTTTTATGCTCGGCGAATTAGATATGCTGAAAAACGGCATCAATTCGATGGCGATGTCCCTTACGGCCTACCACGAAGAGATGCAGCACAATATTGACCAGGCCACTTCCGATCTACGTGAAACTTTGGAGCAGATGGAAATCCAGAACGTGGAGTTGGATCTTGCTAAGAAACGTGCGCAGGAAGCGGCGCGTATTAAGTCTGAATTCCTCGCAAATATGTCTCATGAATTGCGAACACCTTTGAACGGCGTGATCGGCTTTACCCGTTTGACGCTGAAAACAGACCTGAATGCCACGCAGCGCGACCATCTGCATACCATTGAACGCTCGGCAAATAATTTGCTGACTATCATCAATGACGTGCTGGACTTCTCGAAACTCGAAGCAGGCAAACTGATTCTGGAAAGCATTCCATTCCCGCTGCGTAATACGCTGGATGAAGTGGTAACGCTGCTTGCCCATTCGGCCCACGACAAAGGTCTTGAGCTGACGCTAAACATCAAGAATGACGTGCCGGATAATGTGATTGGCGATCCGCTGCGTTTGCAACAGGTAGTCACTAATCTGGTCGGCAATGCGATTAAGTTTACCGAGAGCGGCAATATTGATTTGGTCGTTGAGAAGCGCTCGCAGGGTAACAATAAAGTCCAGGTGGAAATGCGCATTCACGACACCGGCATCGGTATTCCTGAGCAGGAACAGTCGCGCTTATTCCAGGCGTTCCGTCAGGCGGATGCCAGTATTTCACGGCGTCACGGTGGCACCGGATTAGGGCTGGTTATCACCCAGAAACTGGTGAGCGAAATGGGCGGGGATATCTCGTTCCACAGCCAGCCAAATCAAGGCTCAACCTTCTGGTTCTATATCAATTTGGATCTCAACTCCAATGCGGTTCTGGATGGATATTCCACGGAAAACCTGGCAGGGAAACGTATTGCGTACGTTGAACAGAATGCGACTGCCGCCCAAAGCACGCTCAATATTCTGGCGAACACGCCGCTCGACGTGGTTTACAGCCCGACGTTTATGACCCTTGCTGAAGGGCATTACGATATTATGCTGCTCGGCATTCCCGTTACGTTCCACGACACGCTAACGCTTGCCAATCCTAAACTTGCGAAAGCTGCCAGCATGACCGACTGCTTAATTTTTGCTATGCCAAGCCATGCCCAGGTCGATGCTGAATCCCTTAAAAAAGAAGGCGTTGCCGGGTGCCTGTTAAAACCCGTCACCTCTACGCGCCTGCTGCCATTGCTTGCAGAGCACTCCTTCAACAGCCATACGGCTCTGCCAGACGGGCCAGAAAACCGGAAGTTACCGCTTACCGTTATGGCGGTGGATGATAACCCTGCCAACCTGAAGCTGATTGGCGCCCTGCTTGAAGATCACGTTCAAAATGTCGAGTTATGTGGCAGCGGCATTCAGGCCATTGAACGGGCGAAACAGATGCAGATAGACATTATTTTGATGGATATCCAGATGCCAGAGATGGACGGTATCCGCGCCTGCGAATTGATTCGCCAGATGCCACATCACCAGCAGACGCCGGTTATTGCCGTAACGGCGCACGCCATGGCAGGGCAAAAAGAGAAGTTACTCAGTGCCGGAATGAACGACTATCTGGCGAAACCTATCGAAGAGAAAAAGCTCTATAGTTTGCTGATGCGCTACCAGCCGGGTGCCATTACGGCGCAGGCGGCTCCGGCCATTACAGAAACGCCGGTGCAAATCAGCAATCAAAACCAGACGCTGGACTGGGCGCTCGCGCTGCAACAAGCTGCAAATAAACCCGATTTAGCGCGCGACATGCTGCATATGCTGCTGGCATTTTTACCTGAAGTACGCAACATCGTGGAAGAGCAGCTTGTGGGCGAAAATCCGCAAGAGCTGGTGGATATCATTCATAAACTTCATGGAAGTTGTAGCTACAGCGGCGTACCGCGCCTGAAAAGCTTATGTATGACACTTGAGCAGCAGTTGCGCAGTGGCGTCAGCCCGGAAGATCTGGAGCCTGAACTGCTTGAGCTACTTGATGAGATGAATAATGTCTCTAAAGAAGCGCAGCGAATGTTAGGTTAG
- a CDS encoding glycerate kinase codes for MKIVIAPDSYKESLSALEVATQIEAGFQEIFPNATYVKLPVADGGEGTVEAMVAATHGEIIEVDVTGPLGDPVHAFYGISSDKQQAFIEMAAASGLEQVPPDLRNPMKTTSWGTGELIRCALDSGVKNILIGIGGSATNDGGIGMVQALGAHLLDSKGEPLGYGGREVARLASIDISNLDKRLKSCRIEVACDVTNLLTGKEGASAVFGPQKGATPEMVSELEKGLAHYAKIISRDLDINVLELSGGGAAGGMGAALFAFCGAQLRQGIEIVTEALKLDEQVRDADLVITGEGRIDSQSIQGKVPIGVAKVAKRYNIPVIGIAGSLTPDVGVVHDHGLDAVFSVLYRICTLEEALENAGENLRIAARNIAATLAVGQKIRER; via the coding sequence ATGAAAATTGTAATCGCACCAGATTCCTATAAAGAGAGCCTTAGCGCTCTGGAGGTTGCGACGCAGATTGAAGCGGGTTTTCAGGAAATATTCCCGAACGCCACTTATGTAAAGTTGCCCGTGGCTGATGGCGGCGAGGGCACCGTAGAGGCGATGGTCGCCGCAACCCACGGTGAAATTATTGAAGTGGATGTCACCGGGCCGCTCGGCGATCCGGTGCATGCTTTCTACGGAATTTCAAGCGATAAGCAGCAGGCTTTTATTGAAATGGCGGCGGCGAGTGGCCTTGAACAAGTCCCTCCTGATTTACGCAATCCCATGAAAACAACGTCCTGGGGAACGGGTGAATTGATTCGCTGTGCGCTGGATAGCGGTGTGAAGAATATCCTTATCGGAATTGGCGGAAGCGCTACCAACGATGGGGGAATCGGCATGGTGCAGGCGCTTGGCGCGCATTTGCTGGATAGCAAAGGCGAACCGCTGGGGTACGGCGGGCGTGAAGTGGCGCGTCTGGCGTCGATTGATATCAGTAACCTGGATAAACGGCTGAAGAGTTGCCGTATCGAAGTCGCGTGTGACGTCACCAATTTGTTGACCGGGAAAGAAGGCGCGTCGGCGGTTTTTGGCCCACAAAAAGGGGCGACGCCTGAAATGGTCAGCGAACTCGAGAAAGGGCTGGCACACTACGCAAAAATCATTTCTCGCGATCTTGATATCAACGTTCTTGAGCTTTCTGGCGGTGGTGCGGCGGGCGGTATGGGCGCTGCACTTTTTGCTTTTTGCGGAGCGCAACTGCGGCAAGGAATTGAGATCGTTACCGAAGCATTAAAACTTGATGAACAGGTGCGAGACGCAGACCTGGTGATTACCGGAGAAGGGCGTATCGACAGCCAGTCGATTCAAGGAAAAGTACCGATTGGCGTGGCGAAAGTGGCGAAGCGCTACAACATCCCGGTCATTGGTATTGCCGGAAGTTTAACGCCGGACGTGGGCGTGGTGCACGATCATGGTCTGGATGCGGTATTTAGCGTCTTGTATCGCATTTGCACGCTGGAAGAGGCGTTGGAAAACGCCGGGGAAAATCTGCGTATAGCGGCGCGTAATATTGCGGCAACGCTCGCCGTAGGGCAGAAAATCCGGGAACGCTAA
- the gudD gene encoding glucarate dehydratase has translation MTTSTSTPLVTAMQVIPVAGHDSMLMNLSGAHSPFFTRNIVIIKDNSGHTGVGEIPGGEKIRQTLEEAAALVIGKTLGEYKNILNVVRAQFADRDSGGRGLQTFDLRTTIHVVTGIESAMLDLLGQHLGVNVASLLGDGQQRSEVEMLGYLFFVGNRKQTPLPYQSQPDEKCDWYRIRHDEAMTPDAVVRLAEAAYEKYGFNDFKLKGGVLAGSEEAEAVTALAKRFPQARVTLDPNGAWSLDEAISIGKQLRGVLAYAEDPCGAEQGYSGREIMAEFRRATGLPTATNMIATDWRQMGHTISLQSVDIPLADPHFWTMQGSVRVAQMCHEFGLTWGSHSNNHFDISLAMFTHVAAAAPGNVTAIDTHWIWQEGNQRLTKQPFEIKGGMVQVPTTPGLGVELDMDQVMKAHELYQQHGLGARDDAMAMQYLIPEWTFNNKRPCMVR, from the coding sequence ATGACAACTTCAACATCTACGCCATTAGTCACAGCGATGCAGGTGATTCCCGTAGCGGGTCACGACAGCATGCTGATGAATCTGAGCGGCGCGCACTCTCCTTTCTTCACCCGTAATATTGTAATTATCAAAGATAACTCCGGGCACACCGGCGTGGGGGAAATTCCCGGCGGCGAGAAAATTCGCCAGACGCTGGAAGAGGCCGCGGCGCTGGTGATTGGCAAAACGCTGGGCGAATACAAAAATATTCTTAACGTCGTGCGTGCCCAATTTGCCGATCGGGATTCCGGCGGTCGCGGTTTGCAGACCTTTGATTTGCGCACCACTATTCACGTTGTTACCGGGATTGAATCAGCCATGCTCGATTTGCTCGGGCAGCACCTCGGCGTAAACGTCGCCTCTTTGCTCGGCGATGGGCAACAGCGTAGCGAAGTCGAGATGCTTGGTTACCTGTTCTTTGTCGGCAACCGGAAGCAGACTCCACTGCCTTATCAAAGCCAGCCTGATGAGAAATGCGACTGGTATCGCATTCGCCACGATGAAGCGATGACGCCGGATGCCGTGGTGCGTCTGGCAGAAGCGGCGTACGAAAAATATGGCTTTAACGATTTCAAACTTAAAGGTGGTGTATTAGCCGGAAGCGAAGAAGCCGAAGCGGTAACGGCGCTGGCAAAACGTTTCCCGCAGGCGCGTGTGACGCTCGATCCAAACGGTGCCTGGTCGCTTGATGAAGCGATAAGCATTGGCAAGCAATTACGCGGAGTGCTGGCCTACGCAGAAGATCCGTGCGGGGCTGAGCAAGGCTATTCAGGCCGTGAAATTATGGCTGAGTTCCGCCGTGCCACCGGTTTGCCTACCGCAACCAATATGATTGCTACCGACTGGCGTCAAATGGGCCACACCATTTCGCTGCAATCCGTCGACATTCCGCTGGCCGACCCGCACTTCTGGACCATGCAAGGTTCGGTGCGCGTAGCGCAAATGTGCCATGAGTTTGGCCTGACCTGGGGCTCGCACTCCAATAACCATTTCGATATTTCTCTCGCGATGTTCACCCACGTTGCAGCAGCAGCGCCTGGCAACGTCACCGCTATCGACACCCACTGGATTTGGCAGGAAGGCAATCAGCGCCTGACCAAACAGCCGTTCGAAATCAAAGGCGGCATGGTGCAGGTGCCAACAACGCCAGGCCTTGGTGTGGAGTTGGATATGGATCAGGTGATGAAAGCGCACGAGCTTTATCAGCAGCATGGTTTGGGCGCGCGCGATGATGCGATGGCGATGCAGTATTTAATCCCAGAATGGACGTTTAATAATAAGCGCCCTTGTATGGTGCGATAG
- a CDS encoding enolase C-terminal domain-like protein → MNTQASPIITDMKVIPVAGNDSMLLNIGGAHGAFFTRNIVVLTDNAGHTGVGEAPGGEVIYQTLVDAIPQVVGQEVARMNRVVQNVHKGNQSADFDTFGKGAWTFELRVNAVAALEAALLDLLGKALNVPVCELLGPGKQRDEVTVLGYLFYIGDRNKTDLPYLEGKTTGHAWYDLRHQEALSSESIVRLAEAAQDRYGFKDFKLKGGVLPGEQEIEAARELKKRFPDARITVDPNGAWLLDEAIALCKGMGDVLTYAEDPCGAEQGYSGREVMAEFRRATGLPVATNMIATNWREMNHAIMLNAVDIPLADPHFWTLSGAVRVAQMCDEWGLTWGCHSNNHFDISLAMFTHVGAAAPGKPTAIDTHWIWQEGDLRLTKSPLQIVNGKIAVPDAPGLGIELDWEQVQKAHEVYKSLPGGSRNDATAMQYLVPGWEFDRKRPAFGRS, encoded by the coding sequence ATGAATACTCAGGCAAGCCCGATAATTACCGATATGAAAGTCATCCCCGTTGCGGGGAATGACAGCATGCTGCTCAATATTGGCGGTGCGCACGGAGCCTTCTTCACACGCAATATTGTGGTGCTGACCGATAATGCCGGGCACACCGGCGTAGGCGAAGCGCCCGGCGGGGAAGTGATTTATCAGACGCTGGTCGATGCGATTCCGCAGGTCGTAGGTCAGGAAGTGGCGCGTATGAATCGCGTGGTGCAAAACGTCCATAAAGGTAATCAGTCTGCGGATTTCGATACCTTTGGCAAAGGTGCATGGACTTTTGAATTACGTGTCAATGCCGTGGCAGCTCTTGAAGCCGCGCTTCTCGATTTGCTCGGCAAGGCGCTAAACGTCCCGGTTTGTGAGCTGTTAGGGCCGGGCAAACAGCGCGATGAAGTCACCGTTCTGGGCTATCTGTTTTACATCGGCGATCGCAACAAAACTGATTTGCCGTATCTGGAAGGGAAAACTACAGGCCACGCCTGGTATGATCTGCGGCATCAGGAAGCGTTATCCAGCGAGTCGATTGTGCGCCTCGCCGAAGCCGCGCAAGACCGTTACGGCTTTAAAGACTTCAAACTTAAAGGCGGAGTATTGCCAGGCGAGCAAGAAATCGAGGCGGCTCGTGAGCTTAAAAAACGTTTTCCGGATGCGCGGATCACCGTTGATCCCAACGGGGCCTGGCTGCTGGATGAAGCGATCGCTTTATGCAAGGGGATGGGCGATGTCCTGACCTACGCCGAAGATCCGTGCGGTGCGGAACAAGGGTATTCTGGCCGGGAAGTGATGGCGGAGTTCCGTCGCGCTACGGGCCTGCCGGTGGCAACCAATATGATTGCCACCAACTGGCGTGAAATGAACCATGCCATCATGCTCAACGCCGTCGATATTCCGCTGGCCGATCCCCATTTCTGGACGCTCAGCGGCGCGGTTCGCGTGGCGCAAATGTGCGACGAATGGGGCCTGACCTGGGGCTGCCACTCCAATAACCATTTCGATATTTCTCTGGCAATGTTTACCCACGTAGGTGCGGCTGCACCGGGGAAACCGACCGCTATCGACACCCACTGGATTTGGCAGGAAGGTGACCTGCGCCTGACAAAATCCCCGCTGCAAATCGTTAACGGCAAAATCGCCGTGCCGGATGCACCTGGCTTAGGCATAGAGCTGGATTGGGAGCAGGTGCAGAAAGCCCACGAAGTATATAAATCGTTGCCAGGCGGCTCGCGTAATGATGCGACGGCAATGCAATATCTGGTTCCAGGCTGGGAATTCGACCGTAAACGTCCGGCATTTGGCCGCAGCTAA